One Bythopirellula goksoeyrii genomic window, CAGCCCGGGCTCTCGGTCGCGATGAGCAGGCCGAACGACATTACAAAGAAGGCCTGGCCAACAACCCCGCCAACCTCTATCTCCTGCGGGCATGCGCTGATTTTCTGCTCGACCAGAATCGCACCGCAGAGGTGTTGCCGTTACTCGAAGAACACACAACCGACAACGGCGTCTTGCTCCTCGCGGCAATCGCTGCCCGCAGGACGGGCAAGAAAAAGGTCTCTCGCGACTTTCAAACACAACTCGAAAATAGATTTGAGGAAATCCGCCTGCGTGGCAGCGAGCCGCACGGCCGCTTTGAGTCTCGCTGTGCCCTTGAGTTGCAAGACGACGCCCAGAAAGCCCTCACGCTGGCCCTGGACAATTGGGAAAAGCAAAAGGAGATGAACGACACCCGCAATGTGCTCGCCGCTGCCATCGCGGCTAACGATCCCCAAGCCGCTCAACCGGTGGTGCGCTTCCTCAAGCAGAATGGCAACCAAGACGTGGACCTCCAAGAGCTCGTCGAGCAATTGGAGGAGATGGAGTGAAGTACCTATTCGCCAGCTTGTTCTTCGTTATCGAACTCATGTGCGCGACGGCATTTGCCCACAAGCCAAGTGACAGCTACCTTACCATCACGGGAGGTGAAGAATATCTCACCATCGAGTGGGACATCGCTCTGAAGGATCTGGAGTTTCTCATTGGACTCGACGAGAATCAAAATGGTGAGATTACCTGGGGCGAGGTTAAAGCTCGTCGAAAGGCGGTCACTGCCCACGCACTAAGTCGTCTGCAGATTTCTCACCGAGGCTATGATTGCCAACTCAAGCTGCTGGATGTACTCGCAACTCGTCACAGCGATGGCGGCTACGTGGTGCTGTCGCTCAGCACCGATTGCCCGGGCGACGCGGCTGAGCTCACGATCCACTACAACTTGCTTTTCGACGTCGATCCCACCCACCGCGGACTCGTGCATTACACCAACGGCGAGATCGACAGCACGTATGTACTCAGCCCCGAATCGCCGCTTCTGGAACTTAAGACGGGTGAAGTAAATCGGTGGAATTCCTTTGTAGCCTATGTCGAGGAGGGCATCTGGCATATTTGGATTGGCTATGACCATATCCTATTCCTGCTCACGCTGCTGATCCCTGCCGTACTCATTCGCCGTGACCACCAGTGGCAACCGGTCGAGAGTTTCCGCCCGGCATGGACGTCAGTCCTCAAGATCGTCACGATGTTCACCATCGCCCATTCGCTGACTCTCTGGTTGGCCGTGATGGAATACGTCACTCTTCCCGGCTGGATCGTAGAAGCGGCCATCGCTTTTTCGATCATTGTGACGGCACTCAACAATCTCTTCCCCGTTTTGCACCTCTCGGGTTGGGCCATTGCCTTCGGCTTCGGTCTGATCCACGGTTTTGGATTCGCCAATGTGCTGATCGACTTAGGCCTGAGTAGCGTGTCGCTAGGCATCGCACTTTTAGGTTTCAACGTCGGTGTAGAGTTGGGCCAACTCGCCATCGTAGCGGTATTCCTGCCCCTGGCCTACCTGATGCGCAGCACAACATTCTACCGCTGGGCGATCTTACGCTGCGGATCGATCCTGGTCGCCGTTATTGCAGCTATCTGGATGTATGAGCGCATATTCAACGCCACGATAGTCGGGTTGTGAATGGTACTGCGGAAATTATTCTGAACTTTCTGTCAGTCACATGCAGATCAGGAGAACTGCAAAGCCACCAAAAACGAATTCCCAGAGCTATTTCTCGCAAAGGCGCTAAATCGCAACGTTCAAAAAGCTGATTATTTATAACTTCGCGCCTTAGCGCCTTTGCGAGAGTTGCTTTCTGCCAATGACGCATCATGACTTTGTAGTTCTCCTTAGTTGCAGCTGAAATTCTAGGAAACACTGTCAATCTTATATTTCCGCCGCAGGCGCGACTTGAGGTTGAGAATTTCTCAGATCCTAGTGGAGATGACTTGTTGAGAATATTCATCATTTCTTCACTAATCGCGATTGGTTCTCGCCTTCCGTGAGCAGTATGCCATGTTTCGCGTGACAAAGTGACCTCGAAGTGCCCGCAGTTTAGCCAGCGGAACCTTAAAAATTGCTTGTATCTTCCGTAGTAGGTTGTAGATTGAGTGATGCACAGTTTCCGGTTGTCGACTTCGTTAGCTTGAAATTGACTTGCTGTTCGACACGTTGAATGGCAGTGCATCATCTGGTTCACGATCGGTCAGCAACCATGACACTTTTCCACTTGGATTAGGAGAACAGAAATGTCCAGTTTACTTGAAGCATTACTCGGTGGTGGATCTCCAACCGTCGAAAAGGTCAAAAGGGATACCGACTTGGATGCCAAGAAGGCCGAGCAAGCCTATGGTGCAGCTATTGGCACTTTGCTCCGAGGCCTAGAGGCCAAGAGTCAGACCAAGGAGGGAGCCGACACCATTTGGGATATGCTGCGCAAACAGGTTGAGCAAGGAAATGTTCCCCCCGAAGCACCGGCAGAAAACAAGCATGTTGAAGTTAAAGACATGGACCCCAATCAGGTGAATGATATCCTCTCGGTCATCTTCGGAAAGGATGCGCCGAAGGTCGAAGGAGGCTTTGGCAAGGTCATCACGCTCGACTCAGAGGCCACCAAGAAGATCCTCGGCAAAGTATTGCCTGCCGTACTCGGCGGAATCTTTGGTGCGGCGGAAAAAGAGCCTGAGGATAGCCGACAGGCTCTGCCGAAAATTCTCGGCGGCGCGCGTACGGAGATGGAGCAGAAGCAGCCCCAAACGCGTGGTATCTTCGACGCCATTCTGGATCGCGACGGCGACGGTGATGTCGACCTAAACGACCTCAGCGGCCTCGTCGGCGTCTTGGCAGGTAAGCAATAAGATTTCGTCCAACCTAGAGGGCACGAGATTTGATCGGTGGGCAGACTCTGCCTGTTGACTGATCTCGTGTACCCTCTGGACCTATCTAATTATTCGCAGCAGGCCACTCAACTCAGCAAACATATGTTAACGCCAAACCCGACTAACCTGCCCCTCCCCAGATTGTGTTAGTGCTGGCACAATAGGCGGATGACTTCTGCCGTTGAACATCACACCGTCGTCCAAATCAATGTCGCCGATCGACTTGCGCACTTTGCCCAGCGTATGCCGCTCTCCGTGGCCGTGGCTTGTCCTGGGCATGGTGATGCTGCGGGGCGAAATAGCTATGCCACTTGCACGTTTGCCGAACTCGATCGCGATGCCACTGCCTTGGCTCGCGGCTTGGTCGACCTGGGTGTGACGCCTGGAACGCGACTGGTGCTCCTGGTGAAGCCCGGGGTGGAGTTTGTGAAGCTAGTCTTTGCCCTCTTGCGTTCGGGGGCGACTACGATCTTGATCGATCCTGGCATGGGAAAAAAGCATCTGGTGAATTGCCTTGCCGCGGCTGAGCCCGCCGGATTTGTTGCGATCAGCCCTGCTCAAGCTGTGCGAACTCTACTCAAGAGCCGTTTCCCGCAAGCAAAGCTCAACGTGACTGTTGGCCGGCGATGGTTCTGGGGCGGCACAACCTACAAACAACTGCTCAGCGCAGGAACCAACTCGGGTACCCGCTTGCCGACTTCGCGGGCAACAGACCCCGCCGCGATCATCTTCACAAGCGGCAGCA contains:
- a CDS encoding HupE/UreJ family protein, which gives rise to MKYLFASLFFVIELMCATAFAHKPSDSYLTITGGEEYLTIEWDIALKDLEFLIGLDENQNGEITWGEVKARRKAVTAHALSRLQISHRGYDCQLKLLDVLATRHSDGGYVVLSLSTDCPGDAAELTIHYNLLFDVDPTHRGLVHYTNGEIDSTYVLSPESPLLELKTGEVNRWNSFVAYVEEGIWHIWIGYDHILFLLTLLIPAVLIRRDHQWQPVESFRPAWTSVLKIVTMFTIAHSLTLWLAVMEYVTLPGWIVEAAIAFSIIVTALNNLFPVLHLSGWAIAFGFGLIHGFGFANVLIDLGLSSVSLGIALLGFNVGVELGQLAIVAVFLPLAYLMRSTTFYRWAILRCGSILVAVIAAIWMYERIFNATIVGL
- a CDS encoding DUF937 domain-containing protein; the protein is MSSLLEALLGGGSPTVEKVKRDTDLDAKKAEQAYGAAIGTLLRGLEAKSQTKEGADTIWDMLRKQVEQGNVPPEAPAENKHVEVKDMDPNQVNDILSVIFGKDAPKVEGGFGKVITLDSEATKKILGKVLPAVLGGIFGAAEKEPEDSRQALPKILGGARTEMEQKQPQTRGIFDAILDRDGDGDVDLNDLSGLVGVLAGKQ